TGAGATGCACCCAATATATTAATGTAGGAAATGAGAGTGGAGGTTGAaggggcactggccataatcttccagacTTTTCTAGACCCAGGGAAGGTGCCAGACGACTGAAGAATTGCAGATGCTTGTTCAAAAAAAGATTATAAGGATAGCGCcagcatggaatcatagaatccctacaatgcagtaggaggccattcagccttctgaatctacactgactctctgacaaagtatcttacccaggccctctccaccaccccatccccataccccacacatttcccgtggctaatccacctaacctacacatctgtggacactaggggacaatttagcatggccaaactagctaacctgcacatctttgcactgtgggaggaaaccagagcacccaaaggaaacccatgcagacacagggagaatgtgcaaccctacacaaacagtcacccaaggccggtattgaacccgggtctctggtgctgtgaggcagcagcgctaaccactgtgccaccatgctgcagttTTTGACCCATCAGTTTAACTCCAGTGGTGGGAAagattctagaaacaattattcaggatagagTTAGTAGTTACGTGGAAAAATGttggttgattaggaagagtcagcatggatttctaaaggggtaatcatgtttaactaacttgctggagtattttgaaaaggtaacagaaagggtgaattagggtaatgctgttgatgtgatatACGTGGACTTTCAAGAAGTAtttgacacagtgccacacaatagAATTGTGAAGAAAGttacagctcatggaataaaaaggacagttgtggatacaaaattgtctaaGCAGTGATCAATGTATatctttcaggctggaggaagcttTGTACAGAAGTTACCCAGAGGTTGATATTGGGACCCTtgattttcctgatatatattaatgatctcaaTCTTGGTCTGCAAggggcaatttcaaagtttgagAATGACTTGGaagcattggcagcattgtaaactgtgaagaggatggTGTAGAACTTCAAATGGACTTAGGCAAGTTATTaaagttcagtttatttattagtcacaagtaaggcttacattgacactgcaatgaagttagtgtgaaattcccctagtcgctacagtccagcgcaagttggtggagtggacaaATAGGTGGcatatgaagttcaatgcagagaagtgtgagatgatgcattttgataagAAGAACATGGATAGACAATATAAAATATGAGGCACAATTCTTAAGAGGGTACAAGAGCAAAGGGACCTTTGTGCATATGTGCATAGATAATTGAAGGTGGAGAGAGAAGTTAATAAAGTATAcaatatcctgggctttatttatAAGGACACAGAATACAAAAGAAAGGAGATTATACTGAACTTATATACAAGACCCTGTTTAGACCTCcaatggaatattgtgtacagttctgggtggcaCATTATAGGAGGATgcaaacacattggagagagtgcagaagaaaagGACAAGATACTtcaattatgaggatagattggatcaGTTCTCCTTGcagagaagaagcctaagaagagatttgatagagataatcaatctcttgggggggggggggggggggcgggggggagtggggggaggggtggtggctgctgtacagagtagatagggagaaactgctcccaacCATAAAGCGATCAAgagtgagagggcacagatttaaagtgatttataaaagaagcaaatgtgatgtgagaaaagaaAATTCCCACAGCGAGTGTTTTgtgtgtggaatgccctgcctggaaCTGTGGTGGGAGCAggctcaatcgaggcattcaagagagaaTTAGATGATTATGTGGatagaaataatgtgcaggagaaaaggcaggggaatggcactaagtcataatgttcATTTGGGGAGCTgttgcagatacgatgggccaaataggcACCTTCcgcgccataacaattctgtgactctgtgaggAGATTTTCTTTGCCAATCTGCCTACAGACACTTGACATGACATGACATGAATAGaccacaggcggcacggtagcacagtggttagcactgctgcttcacagctccagggacctgggttcgattcccggcttgggtcactgtctgtgtggagtttgcacattctcctcgtgtctgcatgggtttcctccgggtgctctggtttcctcccacagtccaaagatgtgcaggttaggttgattggccatgctaaaattgccccttagtgtcctgagatgcgtaggttagagggattagtgggtaaaatatgtggggatacaggggtggggcctgggtgggattgtggtcagcgcagacttgcctctttctgtactgtagggtttctatgattctatgaagaaaaaaTATAAAAAAGTACCAGTGTCACCTACATTCCAGACATCCACAATATGGGCACACATGTGTCTATGCCACCTTCATCCAATTTCTACAAGAAGTTAAAAAATCAGAGTAATTtatagcacagaatgaggccattcagccaattgagtcCATGCTAGTTCTTCACAAAACAATCTAGTCAGTTTCATTCACCTGCTcgttccctgtagccctgcaagtttatttctttcAATTACCTACCCAATTTCCATTTGACCATTGATTATATCTCCTCCTCCATCCTtgtgggaagagagttccagctcattatttctggttgtgtaGAAAATCTTTCCTCATATTCCCATTTATTTCTTGGCCAACACCATACGTCTGTGTTCACTGTTCtctgtaccatcagctaatgggataGCTTTtcttgtctaccttatctaacCTGCCATAACTGTGTACATCttgatcaaatctcccttcaacctcctgTGTTCCAAGGAACCTTTTCAACCTAACCATTTAACTAaacacactctcccccgccccccccccccccacccctcgtccCCAACAACCCATCCCAACACCACCACTACCATCCTGAAATAATTTGGGTAAATTTGCAcacctggactattgtgtgccattttggtgtccttatctgaggaaggatgcgctTGCTATagtgggagtgcagtgaaggtttaccaggctaattcctgggatggcaggtctgtcatatgaggagagactaggtcagttaggattgtattcactggagtttagaaaagtgagagcagatctcatggaaacttatgaaattctaacaggattagatagggtagattaggaaagaatgttcctaatggtgggggagttcggaactagggatcatagtttgaggataagagtaaaccttttagatctgaggtggggagaaatttcttcacccagagcgtggtgaatgtgtgaaattcactgcctCAGAATGTAGTtcaagccaaaacgttgtgtgatttcaagaagaaattagatatagctcttggggctaaagggatcaaggaatatgggggaagagggatcagggtattgaattcgatgatcagccatgatgaaaatgaatgactgagaaggctcgaagggctgaatggcctactcctgcttctagtttctatgtttcgccAAACTTCCATGGATTGCATGTTCACCTTCTCAATCTCTCATCCCAGAAGTAGTTTTGCTAGTGTGTGCTTGCTTAGGTAAAGAAACAAAACTCACATTTTAAACATTCCAATAAGTACACAGCACAACACGCTGATAGTGAGCGGAGCGGTTCCCAATATAAATGGTTCCACATTTGAGAATCTTAAAACATATGAAACGACTTTTAAAATGAATTACTTATCTAAGTCTGGCCAGCAAAGGGACAACAGATGTGAAATTTTGGGTAACATCTGTCCAGCTTTTAATGTCGAAGTATAGGTTTGCATCCTAATTTATTAGAGATAATGCACTCTCTTATTAAGCAGAAAGTGAAAAAGGGTTCAAATGAAGAAGTCGTTTCTGGAAACAAGTTAAAAGATTCCCTGAAAACACACGGCGGTTAGAAGCAAAATCGATTGGTTTTTGTAACGTCAAAGGAATATCCTGGTTCACACCTTCAAATGGACACAATGGATGAATATTCCTTTCAATCCAACAGCGAAGGAGTTCAGCTGGTGTTAATATTGTGTTCGGCACTGAACCCCGATCCAGTCACTTTCTGTGATTTCTGATCGCTGCTTTACCCTGTGTTGTTTCAACATGTTTGTGCCGAGTGTTTGCGGGCTGTGGATTTTGTTAATCTGTTTGCCCGGGATCCTGAGCCAGGACTGCCAGAGGCTGCAGTTACAGCAAGTCCTGAACAAGAATGCTCAAAGGTCCCTGAGGGACATGGTGAGTTTATACTGAGTTTCGGGGATTCGAGTAACCAATCCTAACTCGCAGCTTCTCGGGATAATCTCCTGTCGAGCAATTGCTGAGATTGAATCCGTTTCCTAATAAAAATGTAGATCATTTCCTTGATGGAATACACATTGAAGTATTAAAGTAGAGAAGGAAGTGTGTGGAAATGTGAAACACTTTGCACTTAGAGTGATTCAGTTGGGTGGCCAGGTAAACATGTGAGAGGTAAAATATTTAAGCGAGTTGTGGAATGATTGTCCTGGTTTTGAGGGCAAGTTTCTGAGAGTAAGGACCGATGGTGAAGTGTGAGCTTGGAGCCGGTTTTGACAGTCACTCTGTTCTGTTGCAGGGAGGTCCCTTCCCATTCCAGTGTATGGCAACGAGAGAATCACTGAAAACCAAATCCCTGGACCTGCACCAGCTCATCAAGAGATTACAGGTGAGTGGTGCACTTTGTAACCTGTCTGATCATTGTGTTAGTACTGTCAGGTATAATAGATATGTGGGGAATGTATCCACATCCCCAGTAGGAACAATGTAAATGATATTTAAAGGCAAAGgctttatttaatttattatagaacatagaacatagaaaaaatacagcacaaacaggcccttcggcccacaagttgtgccggtcatgtccctacctacctaggcttatatattgTCATAAGACTGAAAATGTAATGTTGACCATTTTGGGGGACCGACAGACATTCTGCGGAATAGTCTGTCCTTTTTCTCTCCATTTACTCCAAAATGCTGACAGTATCGGGTTAGCTCAGCAAAAGAGGACGATAACAGGAACCAGTTTGATAATGATCAATGTTGCCACCACAAAAAACGGTGTTGACTTTTTAAATTCGAGCTCCAACTTCTGTGTGAAAAGCTGCCCCTCAGGTCCGTttaaaatctttcccctctcacgttaaacctatggTCTCTAGTTTAGGACTCCCCTACACTCCTCTACTAAATCTGCCATCCCTTGAACCACTGGCCCAGTTGTGCAAGATCACGTTGTCGTCTTAAATAACCTCCTATTTAAATAATCAGCTAAAGGAGAAATGTCCTCACTAATGTCGTTATGTATATTTTGTCCAGACTCAGGACAAGATCCACATTGTCCACCAAACCCTGCGCCGCATCAACAAGATCTACAGCATGAATCTGGGCTCAGTCACATGGGCCCGGGACAAGGTGGAACATTTCCGGTTGCTCCTGGATCGGCAGCTCAGTGAGCTGGAAGAATGTGTCAGGAACCCGGGATCCAGGCTGAGGAGAAACTCCACCATTCACAATTACTTTAGGAAACTGGAAAAGTTTCTCAAACAGCAGGTGGGACAATGGATAATTGACTGTGTGATTACCGGCATGTCGTTTCTTTCACCCCATTGAAATCTGTTCATTCTCTAATCCATGTCcctcaatgtttccatttctcagGGATTCAGTGAGTGTGCCTGGGAAATAATCCGCACCGAGACCAGAGGCCGATTACAACAGCTCCTTCTCATAACGGCACAAATCAGCGGAAGCAATTAAATAATTTCTATCGATATATTTAATGAAGACTGGGGAACAGTGATTATTTATTTAAAGATTGTATAATTTTTATCGAAGGATTATATTATTCAGTCAGCTGCACAAGCCGGTTTACCAGTTTGAGAATGGCCATTGTACAACATAATATCATAATGAAataataatatatatttttataatATTTAATTTATGAGTCTAATATTCATACCTGGATGCACTGTGTGAACATATTTCAAATCTAAAAATATTTGATGAATGCGAGAGAGGCTGCAAGATATATATTTATTGACACCAGTTTTATATTGTAATAGACTGTATTTACCGGCGTCAAATGTGTCCCAAATTGCAGTTTCACAATAAATATTTTGAACTTTGAATTTCACGATGTTGTCTTCGTTTTCGCATTAATACCGATGTTGGCTGGCTGTTTCTGTTCATCTTGTGTGAGACATTTAAGTCATTGGGTTATGGAGGTTGTGCGGCCCAGTGCACAGCGCCAAAACCTTTGAGCCAGAACTTCCGAATTCAAGTCCACGCCAAGAATGTCGGATCTGAAAGCGATGTTTATGAGCGGATTCAAATGAATTACTTCCCCACTATTGTCCCAAAGGGAAAATAAGTGTGTGCAGATACGAAACAAAACATCGAAATGTGTGTCTCTTGTTAATAGCTACAGAATAGAAACTGGTACATTTCCAGAAGCTGCATTTACTTCTTTGAGCCCGGGATTAGCTATGCTGCCCTCTGTCAGAACCgacctggcgaaacgcgccatttaccggtccaggcagcgggcgatcgagggggccgtccatcctgactgtcttcccctctaccgcggctacgttcgcggccaggtgtccctggagagggagcatgcggtgtccacgggcgaggttgacgctttccgcgcccgctgggcaccgcaggggttggggtgcattattgaccctaataatcacattttaatttgatgtttttaagtttcctttgcattttgatttctgttcgggctgttccccctcctttttggggagctgccccttttactttgtcctgatttaatttgagtttgtttacttggtttgacctaaaaagaggtctgtCAGAACCgacctggcgaaacgcgccatttaccggtccaggcagcgggcgatcgagggggccgtccatcctgactgtcttcccctctaccgcggctacgttcgcggccaggtgtccctggagagggagcatgcggtgtccatgggcgaggttgacgctttccacgcccgctgggcaccgcaggggttggggtgcattattgaccctaataatcacattttaatttgatgtttttaagtttcctttgcattttgatttctgttcgggctgttccccctcctttttggggagctgccccttttactttgtcctgatttaatttgagtttgtttacttggtttgacctaaaaagaggtttCTCCTTTTCTTatatatgaacggtatgctttgtctatacagcgagcaagaaacaatatttttcacggtataccaatacacgtgacaataaatcaaatcaaaatcaccagTGCAGCAGGCATGGCAGTGCGAAATAGAGGGTTGAACTTGTTGCCactttcagccagaaatgccaagtaATGAGCTGTTTTGCCTCCGCCGGCTTCAGCTGGACTTGCCGATCGCATCTCTCAAAACTCTATCCTGGTTTGGAACGCATTCCGGCCCTGTTCCTATTCTTCTCTCAATATCTCAGCAGCTGCAAGTTTGTAAATGGCATTCGTTCCTCACTATTTGATGGCGAGGAAAAAAAGACAGGAAGTATAAGGAAAAGTTAACATTCACCCCAATAGACCCTGCcggaggggtggagagggtaaAGGAGAATGAGGCAGGAGACCCAAGagttactgtgtcaccgtgacctGAAATGTCTCACAATGATTCAGATAGAGCATTGACTCTTTaatcatttagaacatagaacagtacagcacagaacaggctcttcagcccacgatgttgtgccgagctttagctgaaaccaagatcaagctatcccactccctatcatcctggtgtgctccatgtgcctatccaataaccgctttaatgttcctaaagtgtctgactccactatcactgcaggcagtccattccactctGTGCGTAAAGAAccaacctctgatatccttcctatatctcccaccatgaaccctatagttatgccctcttgtaatagctccatccacccgaggaaatagtctttgaacgttcactctatctatccccttcatcattttataaacctctatgaagtctcccctcagcctcctccgctccagatagaacagccctagctccctcaacctttcctcataagacctaccctccaaaccaggcagcatcctggtaaatctcctctgcactctttccagcgcttccacatccttcttatagtgaggtgaccagaactgcacacaatattccaaatgtggtctcaccaaggtcctgtacagttgcagcataaccccacgactctcaaactccaaccccctgttaataaaagctaacacactagagGCGTTctacacagctctatccacttgagtggcaacctttagagatctgtggatatggaccccaagatctctctgttcctccacagtcttcagaaccctacctttgaccctgtaatccacatttaaattagtcctaccaaaatgaatcacctcacatttatcagggttaaactccatttgccatttttcagcccagctttgcatcctatctatgtctctttgcagcctacaacagccctccacctcatccactactccaccaatcttggtgtcatcagcaaatttactgatccacccttcagccccctcctctaagctattaataaaaatcacaaagagcagaggaccaagcactgatccctgcggcactccgctagcaacctgcctccaatccgaaaattttccatccaccaccaccctctgtcttcgatcagacagccaattacctatccaatcggccaactttccctctatcccacacctcctcactttcatcataagccgaccatgggggaccttctcAAATGccctactaaaatccatgtatatgacatcaactgccctaccttcatcaacacacttagttacctcctcaaaaaattcaatcaaatttgtgaggcacgacttgcctttcacgaatccgtgctgactatcctggattaatccgcatctttctaaatggtcgtaaatcccatctctaaggaacttttccatcaatttaccaaccaccgaagtaagactaaccggtctataattaccagggtcatttctattccctttcttaaacagaggaacaacattcgccattctccagtcctctggcaccaacccggggacagcgaggacccaaagatcaaagccaaaggctctgcaatctcaccccttgcctcccaaagaatgctaggatatatttcatcaggccccaggggacttatcgaccttcagtttattcaaaactgccaggacatcctccctccgaacatctatttcctccagcctattagcttgtaacaccttctcttcctcaaaaacatggcccctctcctttaacttgttCTAAATGCACTATTAGGCTGGAGCTAGAAGTTAATCTTCAAGCATCGTGTCTTTATATTAACATTGGTGTCTCTACAAAGAAGCAGGTCTCAATTGATTAAGTTCATGAGTAGGTGAGTCAATCATGTCGTGAATGTTTCCAGAATCAATTCCAATGAGGTTCTTGCCCTTGGCTGTGATTGTGGCAGAGGGGTTATAATGGGCCGTGAGGTAAAGCAGGGTAAATTAGTCCATATTGTATCCAGTTTCTGCTCATTATCCATTGATGCATTTTTGCAGTCTatctgtgtgtgctgtgaggatagTTCAGGACCAACAACCTCCTGCTGACAAAGCAGTCAAGCGCATTCACAATGGCCTCTTTGTGAAATAACAGTCTGCACAGTTAGCTTCACCATGAATGAATGTCTGTTGGGGAGGAATGAGAGGAGACAGACTTTAAGGGGAGATGGGAACAAACTCAACAGCCAGTCTCCTATTGGCAGGCCCATTGGATTTCAGTGGAAGTCAAATTCCATCATTCCATCGAGTTGTTCAGTGAATACTTAATTACAGAGTCAGGACATTACAaccatgtcctttatggaaggaaatctgccattcttacttggtctggcccacatgtgactccagatccacagcaatgtggttgactctcaactgctctagggcaactaaggatg
Above is a genomic segment from Mustelus asterias chromosome 11, sMusAst1.hap1.1, whole genome shotgun sequence containing:
- the LOC144500932 gene encoding interferon a3-like, whose translation is MFVPSVCGLWILLICLPGILSQDCQRLQLQQVLNKNAQRSLRDMGGPFPFQCMATRESLKTKSLDLHQLIKRLQTQDKIHIVHQTLRRINKIYSMNLGSVTWARDKVEHFRLLLDRQLSELEECVRNPGSRLRRNSTIHNYFRKLEKFLKQQGFSECAWEIIRTETRGRLQQLLLITAQISGSN